In Saprospiraceae bacterium, a genomic segment contains:
- a CDS encoding redoxin domain-containing protein → MNSLTKYIVICLCFMTGTLTSQKDQTAIEIINRIELQNLLNLKDDTLRLFNFWATWCKPCVKELPYFEELNSQWTQAKSKIYLISLDFNEGPNKRLQKFIEKNKINSRVLLFDGGDPNLWINEVAEEWTGTIPASLIVFNGQKCFLETSFENAAEIEKFVTNCNKSN, encoded by the coding sequence ATGAATTCATTAACAAAATACATCGTTATCTGTCTTTGTTTCATGACAGGCACCTTGACAAGCCAAAAGGACCAGACTGCAATTGAGATTATAAACCGAATAGAGCTACAAAACCTCCTCAATTTAAAAGACGACACCTTGCGTTTGTTTAATTTTTGGGCTACCTGGTGCAAACCCTGTGTAAAAGAATTGCCTTACTTTGAAGAATTGAATAGTCAATGGACACAAGCTAAGTCGAAAATTTATTTGATCAGTTTGGATTTTAACGAAGGTCCCAATAAACGACTTCAAAAATTTATAGAAAAAAATAAAATTAATTCAAGGGTTTTGTTGTTTGATGGTGGCGATCCAAACCTTTGGATCAATGAAGTTGCAGAAGAATGGACAGGTACCATCCCGGCTAGTTTAATAGTGTTTAATGGTCAAAAATGTTTTTTAGAAACTTCTTTTGAAAACGCTGCAGAAATCGAAAAATTTGTAACAAATTGTAATAAATCAAATTAA
- the purL gene encoding phosphoribosylformylglycinamidine synthase subunit PurL: MKVSIANLETAKKLGLSGEEYLKINEILGRTPNFTELSIYSVMWSEHCSYKNSITYLKKLPRKGSRLLVEAGEENAGLVDIGDGLACAFKIESHNHPSAIEPYQGAATGVGGIHRDIFTMGARPIAALNSLRFGEIQHNHTQRLIKGVVKGIGNYGNAFGVPTVGGEVYFNACYNQNILVNAMSVGIVEIGKTVSAVADGPGNPVFIVGSATGKDGIHGATFASADLTEDSADDLPAVQVGDPFQEKLLLEASLEAIATGQIVGMQDMGAAGITCSTSEMSAKSGTGMKIYLDKVPTRQKNMQAFEILLSESQERMLVVCKSGGEAQLLEVFQKWDLECIQIGQVTDTGRLHYYYNNELVADVPAESLVLGGGAPIYERAFSEPTYFEKIKSFDSESIHIPGDLVKVSKEIIKHPDIASKKWIFEQYDKMVRTGTMTSVDASDAAVVRIKNTNKALALTVDCNSNYVYLDPEIGAMIAVAECARNISCSGGIPVAITNCLNFGNPYNPEVYWQFVHALRGMGKACEKFSTPVTGGNVSFYNQSVTKEGNIPVYPTPVIGMLGIMDDSSFKTSIGFKATGDLIYLVGDVNESITYSSYLNLIHGIQHAPAPYFDLDAEFKLNETIQKLIRNKWVQNAHDISEGGLFVALAEAGFGSGNLGFDIQLPLHSRTDMYLFGENQGRIIVSILPELKDSFEDFLKTNNQNFQFLGTVIQNEYRIDGNLFGTINEYFSLYSTALEQYLN; the protein is encoded by the coding sequence ATTAAGGTGTCAATAGCAAACTTAGAGACTGCCAAAAAACTTGGACTATCGGGGGAAGAGTATTTAAAAATCAACGAAATTCTGGGTAGGACACCAAATTTTACTGAATTGAGTATATACTCAGTGATGTGGTCTGAACATTGTTCGTACAAAAACTCTATAACCTATCTCAAGAAATTGCCAAGAAAAGGCTCCAGACTTTTGGTTGAAGCCGGAGAGGAAAATGCTGGGCTTGTCGATATTGGAGATGGTTTGGCTTGCGCTTTTAAAATAGAATCCCATAACCACCCTTCTGCTATTGAACCCTATCAGGGCGCTGCTACTGGTGTCGGAGGAATCCATCGCGACATTTTTACCATGGGCGCCAGACCTATTGCAGCTTTAAATTCTTTGCGGTTTGGAGAAATACAACATAATCATACACAACGACTTATAAAGGGTGTAGTAAAAGGTATTGGGAATTATGGCAATGCTTTCGGAGTACCTACGGTAGGCGGTGAAGTATATTTTAATGCCTGTTACAATCAAAATATCCTCGTAAATGCCATGAGCGTAGGCATTGTAGAAATTGGCAAGACCGTTTCAGCGGTTGCCGATGGACCCGGCAATCCTGTTTTTATTGTCGGTTCTGCGACCGGAAAAGACGGAATCCATGGTGCGACATTTGCAAGTGCAGATTTAACAGAAGATTCGGCAGACGATTTACCTGCGGTTCAAGTAGGCGATCCCTTTCAAGAAAAATTACTGTTAGAGGCTAGTTTAGAAGCTATTGCCACCGGACAAATTGTTGGCATGCAGGATATGGGTGCAGCCGGTATTACCTGCTCAACCTCAGAAATGTCTGCTAAATCCGGAACCGGCATGAAGATTTACTTAGATAAAGTGCCAACACGTCAAAAAAACATGCAAGCTTTTGAAATCCTTCTTTCAGAGTCACAGGAAAGAATGTTGGTCGTTTGCAAAAGCGGCGGGGAAGCACAACTTCTTGAAGTATTTCAAAAATGGGACTTGGAATGCATCCAAATAGGACAAGTTACAGATACTGGTCGTTTGCATTATTATTACAATAATGAATTGGTAGCAGATGTCCCTGCAGAATCATTAGTATTAGGTGGTGGTGCACCTATTTATGAAAGAGCATTCAGTGAACCTACTTATTTTGAAAAAATAAAAAGCTTTGATTCTGAAAGTATTCATATTCCCGGCGACCTTGTAAAAGTATCCAAGGAAATTATCAAACATCCGGATATTGCTAGCAAGAAATGGATTTTCGAGCAATACGATAAAATGGTTCGTACGGGAACCATGACATCCGTGGATGCTTCAGATGCTGCGGTTGTCAGGATTAAAAATACGAACAAAGCATTGGCATTAACCGTGGATTGTAATTCAAATTATGTCTATTTAGATCCTGAAATTGGGGCCATGATTGCTGTTGCTGAATGCGCTCGCAACATTAGTTGTTCAGGTGGAATACCCGTTGCCATTACCAATTGTTTGAATTTTGGCAATCCCTATAATCCTGAAGTCTATTGGCAATTTGTACATGCATTGCGAGGAATGGGAAAAGCATGTGAAAAATTCAGCACCCCTGTTACTGGTGGCAATGTAAGCTTTTATAATCAATCAGTTACCAAAGAAGGAAACATACCCGTTTATCCAACACCTGTTATTGGAATGCTCGGAATTATGGACGATTCCTCTTTTAAAACAAGTATCGGATTTAAAGCAACAGGTGATCTGATTTACTTAGTTGGTGATGTAAATGAATCGATCACTTATTCCAGCTATTTAAATTTAATACATGGTATACAACATGCACCCGCCCCCTATTTTGACCTGGATGCTGAATTTAAATTAAATGAAACCATTCAGAAATTGATCCGTAATAAATGGGTCCAAAATGCACATGATATTTCGGAAGGTGGATTGTTTGTGGCTCTGGCTGAAGCTGGATTTGGCTCAGGGAATTTGGGATTTGATATTCAACTCCCACTTCACTCCAGAACAGATATGTACTTGTTTGGTGAAAACCAGGGAAGGATTATCGTGAGCATCTTACCAGAATTAAAAGATTCATTTGAGGATTTTCTAAAAACAAACAATCAAAACTTTCAATTTCTGGGTACTGTAATTCAAAATGAATATCGCATTGACGGTAATTTATTTGGGACTATAAATGAATATTTTTCTTTGTATTCAACGGCCCTGGAACAATATTTAAATTAA
- a CDS encoding aminotransferase class IV: MYPFFESIAIIGGIPRNIELHQERMERTYQFHYQTSCPFYLQTILENEIIINPASDKYKWKFLYSKNQYTSILNPYISKLFKQFHLLHSAINYPFKYSDRSALLKLKSHLMAIDEIIIIKDSFVTDTSFSNLIFFDGQNWITPSSPLLLGTMRHKLLQSRSILTANIHLEDLKSFSTFQCINALNDMSESPVYSMSIINTKYSNSHG; encoded by the coding sequence ATGTACCCGTTTTTTGAAAGCATTGCTATAATTGGTGGAATTCCCAGAAATATAGAATTGCATCAGGAAAGAATGGAGCGCACATATCAATTCCACTATCAGACTTCTTGTCCATTTTATTTACAAACCATACTTGAAAATGAAATCATTATTAATCCGGCTTCCGATAAATATAAATGGAAATTTTTATATTCAAAAAATCAATACACTAGTATTTTAAATCCTTATATAAGTAAACTCTTCAAGCAATTTCATCTTCTCCATTCAGCCATAAATTATCCATTCAAATACTCAGATCGATCAGCTCTTTTAAAATTAAAAAGTCATTTAATGGCAATTGATGAAATTATCATCATTAAGGATTCATTTGTTACAGATACAAGTTTCTCCAATCTAATTTTTTTCGATGGCCAAAATTGGATAACACCAAGTTCTCCATTACTTTTGGGAACGATGCGTCACAAACTCCTTCAAAGCCGATCCATCTTAACTGCAAATATCCATTTAGAAGATTTAAAATCATTTTCAACTTTCCAATGTATAAATGCCTTAAATGATATGTCTGAAAGTCCAGTATACTCAATGTCAATAATAAATACCAAATACTCGAATTCTCATGGTTGA
- a CDS encoding AhpC/TSA family protein — translation MKLNIFYFLLTIVGFSSCNSGNKISGAFENGPDIAVHLERIGLDNSAIAIDKSEMKGGKFNFTLKESLNPGLYRIKMGQQNLIFVLEGTEKSVTFSGDFKELASGKVEVQGSAASEEVFANIKKLAEQQPSADLVKETTKSMSSPLAAGLIAVQFLGFRPEFLAIHQEVIKRMKEKFPTTEFTKTYETFMVQLEEMSAAQEASESIKVGMDAPDISLPSPAGKTYSLSSLKGKVVLLDFWASWCGPCRRANPHVVEMYHKYKNKGFTVFSVSLDGVDSRTKTQLGNDTQLQEFVSRSKEAWLAAIEKDKLTWDTHVSDLKKWDSNPAKVYGVQAIPKTFLIGKDGKITAVNPRDNLEEEIQKAL, via the coding sequence ATGAAATTAAATATATTTTATTTTTTACTAACAATCGTTGGTTTTAGTTCTTGTAACTCAGGAAACAAAATCAGTGGAGCCTTTGAAAATGGACCGGATATAGCTGTACATTTAGAGCGTATAGGTTTAGACAATTCTGCCATTGCAATTGATAAATCTGAAATGAAAGGTGGAAAATTCAATTTTACACTCAAAGAATCTTTGAACCCAGGATTGTACCGAATTAAAATGGGTCAACAAAATTTAATCTTTGTTTTGGAAGGAACTGAAAAATCAGTAACATTCAGTGGAGATTTTAAAGAATTAGCATCCGGAAAAGTTGAAGTTCAAGGTTCTGCAGCATCTGAGGAAGTTTTTGCAAACATTAAAAAACTTGCTGAGCAGCAACCAAGTGCTGACCTCGTTAAAGAAACCACAAAATCAATGAGCAGTCCTCTGGCAGCCGGTCTAATTGCAGTGCAGTTTTTGGGTTTTCGCCCAGAATTTTTAGCAATCCATCAAGAGGTTATCAAAAGGATGAAAGAAAAATTCCCTACAACTGAATTTACGAAGACATATGAAACATTTATGGTTCAATTGGAAGAAATGTCAGCTGCTCAGGAAGCTTCAGAATCAATTAAAGTGGGAATGGATGCTCCAGATATTTCTTTACCAAGTCCTGCTGGCAAAACCTATTCGCTATCTTCATTGAAAGGTAAAGTTGTCTTGCTTGATTTTTGGGCAAGTTGGTGTGGCCCTTGTAGAAGAGCCAATCCACATGTCGTTGAAATGTACCATAAATACAAAAATAAAGGATTTACGGTTTTTAGCGTTTCCCTTGATGGCGTCGACAGCCGTACTAAAACGCAACTTGGAAATGATACCCAATTACAAGAATTTGTAAGTCGCTCCAAAGAAGCCTGGTTGGCCGCCATCGAAAAAGACAAACTAACTTGGGACACACATGTGAGTGACCTTAAAAAATGGGATAGCAACCCTGCTAAGGTATATGGAGTTCAGGCAATTCCCAAAACTTTTTTGATTGGAAAGGATGGTAAAATTACTGCAGTAAATCCAAGAGATAATTTAGAAGAAGAAATTCAAAAGGCTTTATAA
- a CDS encoding thioredoxin family protein, which translates to MKNFIQCILFFGFSISASAQAYNFGDQVEDFKLKNVDEKWVSLSDFKDAKGYVIVFTCNHCPYAKMYEERIIQLAKSAAKMDFKLIAINPNDADIVPEDSYENMVKLAKNKKYPFPYLIDDKQTVFPKFGASRTPQVYLLDAMKKLKYSGAIDDSPKDASLVQTKYLENAMKSVQTGKDPDPQLTKAIGCSIKKKS; encoded by the coding sequence ATGAAAAATTTCATTCAATGTATTTTATTCTTTGGCTTCAGCATCAGCGCATCTGCACAAGCCTATAATTTTGGTGATCAGGTCGAAGATTTTAAGTTAAAAAATGTGGATGAAAAATGGGTTTCTTTATCAGATTTTAAAGACGCTAAAGGTTATGTCATCGTTTTCACCTGCAATCATTGTCCGTATGCAAAAATGTATGAGGAACGGATCATTCAACTCGCCAAAAGTGCAGCAAAAATGGATTTCAAACTGATCGCTATCAATCCAAATGATGCAGATATAGTTCCCGAAGATAGCTATGAAAACATGGTTAAACTTGCTAAAAACAAAAAGTACCCATTCCCATATCTGATCGATGATAAACAAACCGTATTTCCCAAATTCGGCGCTAGTCGCACTCCACAGGTTTATTTGCTTGATGCTATGAAAAAACTGAAGTACAGTGGTGCAATTGATGATTCCCCTAAAGATGCTTCACTTGTACAGACTAAATATTTGGAAAATGCTATGAAATCTGTTCAGACCGGGAAAGATCCTGATCCACAGCTTACTAAAGCAATTGGATGCTCTATCAAAAAGAAATCATAA
- a CDS encoding RNA methyltransferase: MELLQEPGSTCRILLVGNSLANDFITKPQNVERLVFVDEQILQSLSSLKTNNGLLGIFKYPEFPSRPTNELPSFTLYLDQIKDPGNLGTIIRTADWFGIKKIYCSRDCVDPFNSKVIQSSMASILRVEINSIDWEEFHVLASENSIYAATPEGESYFHINKSEVKILCIGNESNGLRNFVLQDAYKKITIPKASNSKTESLNAAVATAILLAWKFSN, translated from the coding sequence TTGGAATTGTTGCAAGAACCCGGGTCTACTTGCCGCATATTGCTGGTCGGCAATTCTCTTGCAAATGACTTTATAACAAAACCACAAAACGTCGAAAGGTTGGTATTTGTTGATGAGCAAATTTTGCAAAGTTTAAGTTCTCTCAAAACAAACAATGGGCTGTTAGGAATTTTTAAATACCCGGAATTTCCATCCAGACCTACTAATGAATTACCTTCTTTTACATTATATCTTGATCAAATCAAAGACCCCGGAAACTTAGGTACTATCATCAGGACTGCTGATTGGTTTGGAATTAAAAAGATTTACTGCAGCAGAGATTGTGTTGATCCATTTAATAGTAAAGTGATTCAATCCAGTATGGCAAGTATTCTAAGGGTAGAGATCAATAGCATAGATTGGGAAGAATTTCATGTTCTGGCATCAGAGAATTCAATATATGCTGCAACTCCAGAGGGCGAATCTTATTTCCACATCAATAAAAGTGAAGTCAAAATATTATGCATTGGAAACGAATCCAATGGATTGAGAAACTTTGTACTTCAGGATGCTTATAAAAAGATAACTATTCCTAAGGCGAGTAATTCAAAAACGGAATCTTTGAATGCTGCAGTTGCAACTGCAATATTACTTGCCTGGAAATTCAGTAATTAA
- a CDS encoding YggS family pyridoxal phosphate-dependent enzyme has translation MVDSLKYYELKNIAEKHQAKLLVVTKNQIDEDILKLYELGQRAFAENKVQHLIKRHENLPKDIEWHMIGHLQKNKIKFLTEWVHCIQSVDSFSLAKEINLQASQLNRVIPIFLEMKIATELTKYGFDKTSLLSSLKNDAWEQFSNLQICGLMGMASFTTDTHLIQKEFSELRLIFEQIKPYIQNHTLFTQISMGMSGDYAIALEEGSTMIRIGSLLFR, from the coding sequence ATGGTTGATTCTTTAAAATACTACGAGCTCAAAAATATTGCAGAAAAGCATCAAGCGAAGTTATTGGTCGTAACTAAAAATCAAATTGACGAAGATATTTTAAAGCTTTATGAATTGGGCCAACGTGCTTTTGCAGAAAATAAAGTTCAGCATCTAATAAAGAGACACGAAAATTTACCCAAAGATATTGAATGGCATATGATTGGTCATCTGCAAAAAAATAAAATAAAATTCCTGACTGAATGGGTGCATTGTATTCAATCTGTCGACTCCTTTTCTCTCGCTAAAGAAATAAACCTTCAAGCATCCCAATTGAACCGAGTCATTCCAATATTTCTTGAAATGAAAATAGCCACCGAACTTACTAAATACGGGTTTGATAAGACTTCCTTGCTATCAAGTCTTAAAAACGATGCGTGGGAGCAATTTTCCAATCTCCAGATTTGTGGATTAATGGGAATGGCAAGTTTTACTACAGACACACATCTAATTCAAAAAGAATTTAGTGAGCTCAGACTCATCTTTGAACAAATTAAACCATACATACAGAACCATACACTTTTTACACAAATATCGATGGGTATGTCAGGCGACTACGCAATTGCCCTGGAAGAAGGATCTACTATGATTAGAATCGGATCACTTCTCTTTCGTTAA
- a CDS encoding T9SS type A sorting domain-containing protein: MRITLIFFLFINAIHSQILNFKEIPILGLDLKVLNNAAMGGMDNPQIGEMDFDGDQVLDLLIFDRAGDVLLPYRYDTSTKQYLFSQIHKNIFPKVKDWVLLRDFNQDGLMDIFASSFNTAGIPGIELHIAKKGALGLEFSKFDMGKFFKVIYFSTGTGDTQIPTDFTDIPAIEDPDGDGDLDIILFEPGNNRATIFINVVKERAYSQDTLAFVLSDRCYGRFIESGFTSEITLSRSSDSCASFQNPILATRHAGSTLMSMDLNGDQLQDLLIGDLTNNGLIALYNGGTSKQAYFTSQLKNWPGGSDSVNLAIFICAFKADIDKDGLLDILVTPNQRSISDNSHNLWYYRNTGTKINPEFKLQTKSFLQNDMIDLGASSDPCFVDYNQDGKMDLLVGSEGYFIRGTNLRDARLMLFENVGQVNSPAYQLVDSNYLNFKEFALSADAHLSFSPTFGDLDSDGDLDMLVGENQGQFFYCENIAGKGKPFDFKKPVYPYMDLSVRTYSSPSIIDINKDGLMDIVSGSRLNTNDLNGMACGSFYYFQNLGTATNAFFDSDYYKSPNTNCLGRIIVNAISSKSYTCPEFYTDENGATKMLSGNIYGEAKLIGNISTDPNLPYVYINPHYGQLKEGERLTLSVADLDGDGILEMVTGNSRGGISFYETTLKIKTETGTKNLLSDFVRISPNPGNSYLDLSWEVEQVTDLQLLRMDGHIIFNITEFNGNHIQLDTEFMTNGHYIILVKQAGRIDVVKWIKI; this comes from the coding sequence ATGCGAATTACCCTGATCTTTTTCTTGTTTATAAATGCTATCCATTCACAGATCTTAAATTTTAAAGAAATCCCTATTTTAGGGCTTGATCTTAAAGTTTTAAATAATGCAGCCATGGGCGGAATGGATAATCCGCAGATTGGAGAAATGGACTTCGATGGAGATCAAGTGCTTGATTTACTTATATTTGATCGCGCTGGTGATGTATTATTGCCATATAGATACGATACAAGCACAAAACAATATTTGTTCAGCCAAATTCACAAGAACATTTTTCCCAAAGTCAAAGATTGGGTGCTATTAAGAGATTTTAATCAGGATGGACTGATGGATATCTTCGCAAGTTCCTTTAATACTGCAGGCATTCCTGGAATCGAATTGCATATTGCCAAAAAAGGAGCTTTAGGATTGGAATTTTCCAAATTTGACATGGGAAAGTTCTTTAAAGTCATCTATTTTTCAACGGGAACAGGAGACACACAAATTCCTACAGATTTTACAGATATTCCCGCAATTGAGGATCCTGATGGTGATGGTGATCTGGATATCATATTGTTTGAGCCTGGTAATAACAGGGCAACTATTTTTATCAATGTTGTTAAAGAACGGGCATATTCCCAAGATACTTTGGCTTTTGTTTTATCAGACAGATGTTATGGCCGCTTTATAGAAAGCGGATTTACTTCTGAAATCACTTTAAGCAGAAGTTCTGATTCTTGTGCTTCTTTCCAAAATCCAATTTTGGCAACTCGACATGCTGGATCTACATTAATGAGTATGGATCTCAATGGCGATCAACTGCAAGATCTGCTCATTGGAGATTTAACCAATAACGGACTAATAGCACTTTACAATGGAGGAACGTCAAAACAGGCCTATTTTACTAGTCAACTAAAAAACTGGCCGGGAGGATCCGATTCTGTCAACTTAGCTATTTTTATTTGTGCATTTAAGGCTGATATTGATAAAGACGGACTTTTGGATATTTTGGTAACGCCAAACCAAAGGTCTATTTCAGATAATTCTCACAATCTTTGGTATTACAGAAATACAGGAACTAAAATCAATCCTGAGTTCAAATTGCAGACTAAATCTTTTCTTCAAAATGATATGATAGACTTGGGTGCTTCGAGCGATCCTTGTTTTGTAGATTACAATCAAGATGGGAAAATGGATTTATTAGTAGGTTCTGAAGGTTATTTCATAAGAGGAACAAATTTGCGCGATGCACGCTTGATGTTGTTTGAAAATGTTGGGCAAGTCAATTCACCGGCGTATCAATTGGTCGATAGTAATTATTTGAATTTTAAAGAATTTGCTTTAAGCGCTGATGCACACCTTTCTTTTTCTCCCACATTTGGAGATTTGGATTCCGATGGCGATTTAGATATGCTCGTTGGAGAGAATCAGGGTCAGTTTTTTTATTGTGAAAATATTGCTGGAAAGGGAAAACCATTTGATTTTAAAAAACCTGTATATCCATATATGGATTTAAGTGTAAGGACCTATAGCTCTCCAAGCATTATCGATATAAATAAGGATGGTTTAATGGATATTGTGAGTGGTTCGAGGCTTAATACTAATGATTTAAATGGGATGGCTTGTGGCAGCTTTTATTACTTTCAAAATCTTGGGACTGCTACTAATGCATTTTTTGATTCTGACTATTACAAAAGTCCAAATACAAATTGTTTGGGAAGAATTATAGTCAATGCTATTTCTTCAAAATCATACACCTGCCCTGAATTTTATACGGATGAAAATGGGGCGACAAAAATGTTAAGTGGAAACATTTATGGCGAAGCAAAACTTATTGGCAATATTTCTACAGATCCGAATTTACCATACGTTTATATCAATCCGCATTATGGGCAATTGAAAGAAGGTGAAAGATTAACCCTTAGTGTTGCTGATCTTGATGGTGATGGAATACTCGAAATGGTTACCGGAAATTCGCGAGGCGGAATTTCATTTTATGAAACTACCTTAAAGATTAAAACAGAAACAGGTACTAAAAATCTATTATCAGATTTTGTTCGTATTAGCCCAAATCCCGGCAATAGTTATTTGGATCTAAGTTGGGAAGTTGAGCAAGTTACGGATCTGCAATTATTGAGAATGGATGGCCATATAATTTTTAATATTACTGAATTTAATGGAAATCACATTCAGCTAGACACAGAATTTATGACAAATGGACATTATATCATTCTTGTTAAGCAAGCTGGGAGAATTGATGTGGTAAAATGGATAAAAATATAA